The following coding sequences lie in one Mycobacterium sp. Z3061 genomic window:
- a CDS encoding GNAT family N-acetyltransferase produces MGSDIRVLERDEDLLAALNVFRTAMVGFPRLDLTPEQITALVEPGRTIGAFVEDQLVGTADAVTSRLTLPGGAIVSHAAVTHIGVLPSFTRRGLANDLVRHQLRDFAARGEVVATLRASEATIYGRYGYGVASSTQSVEVQTARAALRPDVATGGPVRLLDEAWETLSRIYSEHRPARPGTIDRPPVWWHARRLRSESSPGPEYVAVHGMPGSESGFARYRPVDIDKWFISDQRTIVVEDFFAPTVDAYLGLLRFLFGLDLIDRVIFWMLPVDDPLPLILLDPRAAKVTAVHDETWLRVIDVHRALAARTYAAEETIVVSVTDPLLQDNSATFAITGAGAAPTDRRPQLQVGIEGLGTVLLGGATWRGLAVAGLARAEDPAVLAAADRLFAVPQAPYAGFYF; encoded by the coding sequence ATGGGCTCTGACATCCGCGTGCTCGAGCGCGACGAGGATCTTCTTGCCGCGCTGAACGTGTTTCGCACCGCGATGGTCGGATTCCCCCGACTGGACCTGACACCCGAGCAGATCACCGCACTGGTCGAACCCGGCCGCACTATCGGCGCATTCGTCGAGGATCAACTCGTCGGCACGGCGGACGCGGTCACCAGTCGGCTGACCCTGCCGGGCGGGGCCATCGTCAGCCACGCCGCGGTTACCCACATCGGCGTGCTGCCGTCCTTCACCCGCCGCGGCCTGGCCAACGACCTGGTCCGCCACCAATTGCGCGACTTCGCCGCGCGCGGTGAGGTGGTCGCCACGCTGCGCGCTTCAGAAGCGACGATCTACGGTCGCTACGGCTACGGCGTGGCGAGTTCGACCCAGAGCGTGGAAGTCCAGACCGCGCGGGCGGCGTTGCGGCCGGACGTCGCGACCGGCGGCCCGGTGCGACTGCTCGACGAAGCCTGGGAAACCCTGTCCCGCATCTACTCTGAACATCGACCGGCACGTCCGGGCACCATCGACCGGCCCCCGGTGTGGTGGCACGCACGCCGGCTGCGCAGCGAATCGTCGCCCGGGCCCGAGTATGTGGCCGTACACGGGATGCCCGGTTCAGAATCCGGGTTTGCCCGATACCGTCCGGTCGACATCGACAAGTGGTTCATCAGCGACCAGCGCACCATCGTGGTCGAAGACTTCTTCGCACCTACCGTCGATGCCTATCTCGGTTTGCTCCGCTTCCTGTTCGGGCTCGATCTCATTGACCGGGTGATCTTCTGGATGCTCCCGGTTGACGATCCGCTGCCCCTGATCCTCCTGGATCCGCGCGCGGCGAAAGTCACCGCCGTACACGACGAGACCTGGTTGCGTGTCATCGACGTGCATCGGGCTCTAGCGGCACGCACCTACGCTGCCGAGGAGACCATCGTCGTTTCGGTCACCGACCCACTGCTGCAAGATAATTCGGCAACGTTTGCCATCACCGGCGCCGGCGCAGCGCCGACCGACCGGCGTCCCCAATTACAGGTCGGCATCGAAGGACTTGGCACCGTGCTGCTCGGCGGCGCGACCTGGCGAGGCCTCGCCGTCGCGGGCCTGGCCCGGGCTGAGGATCCTGCCGTGCTCGCCGCCGCCGACCGGCTGTTCGCGGTGCCTCAAGCGCCGTACGCCGGCTTCTACTTCTGA